From Variimorphobacter saccharofermentans, one genomic window encodes:
- a CDS encoding FeoA family protein, protein MTLKNGVIGSSYTVSSLDLDLVTMRRLEALGLTKGTKVRILNRNRVGSVILMVRGSRLALGSKIAGAILTKEASA, encoded by the coding sequence ATGACTTTAAAAAATGGAGTAATAGGGTCCAGCTACACTGTTTCTTCCCTGGACCTTGATCTTGTTACTATGAGAAGATTGGAAGCCCTGGGATTAACAAAGGGAACAAAAGTAAGAATATTAAATCGTAATCGCGTTGGCTCTGTCATATTAATGGTAAGAGGAAGCAGATTGGCCTTGGGAAGCAAAATCGCAGGAGCAATATTAACGAAGGAGGCATCGGCATGA
- a CDS encoding DUF2085 domain-containing protein, with the protein MKDTTKEKSKQNSCWLWWMMLGEKTGCHQLPERSFFIKGYQFPVCARCTGVLVGYLIAMPVFALKGICVTVSIMGTVIMFLDWMFQATGIKQSTNSRRFITGLLGGFGIMSVQLYLISKVINRVCHN; encoded by the coding sequence ATGAAGGATACGACGAAGGAAAAGAGTAAACAGAATTCTTGTTGGCTCTGGTGGATGATGCTGGGTGAGAAAACCGGCTGTCATCAGCTGCCTGAGCGTAGTTTCTTTATCAAAGGTTATCAATTCCCGGTCTGTGCCAGATGCACTGGAGTTCTAGTCGGATATCTGATTGCCATGCCGGTATTTGCCCTGAAGGGTATCTGTGTAACAGTTTCAATTATGGGAACCGTAATTATGTTCCTTGATTGGATGTTTCAAGCAACCGGAATAAAGCAGTCTACGAATAGTAGAAGATTTATTACAGGCTTGCTAGGTGGTTTCGGAATTATGTCGGTACAGTTATATCTGATCAGTAAAGTAATTAATAGAGTATGTCACAATTAA
- a CDS encoding pyridoxal phosphate-dependent aminotransferase, which yields MKPWEKNIRKVVPYVPGEQPNKKDMVKLNTNENPYPPAPGVEKVLKDMDSDTLRLYPDPTIKLLVDELAHFYHLNSDQVFVGVGSDDVLAVAFLTFFNSPSPVLFPDITYSFYPVWCDLYRIPYEVQALDENFCIVKEDYNKPNGGIVIANPNAPTALYADLSVIEDIIAHNKDVIVILDEAYIDFGGASALPLIEKYDNLLVVQTFSKSRSMAGMRIGYAMGNPELIKAMNDVKYSINSYTMNRTAILAGAEAVRDVTYFNDNIQRIIKTRTWTEEALTDLGFSFPKSSANFLFATHNKIPAKVIFQALRERDIYVRYFNAPRIDNYLRITIGTEEDMRKLVEFLKGFIENYK from the coding sequence ATGAAGCCATGGGAAAAGAATATTCGTAAAGTGGTACCCTATGTTCCGGGTGAACAACCGAACAAAAAGGATATGGTGAAGCTTAATACCAATGAGAATCCCTATCCTCCTGCACCCGGTGTAGAAAAAGTCCTTAAGGATATGGATTCTGATACATTAAGATTATATCCGGACCCAACAATCAAATTGTTAGTTGACGAACTGGCTCATTTTTATCACCTTAATTCTGATCAGGTATTTGTAGGAGTGGGTTCCGATGACGTACTGGCAGTGGCATTCTTGACCTTCTTTAACTCCCCCAGTCCAGTGCTGTTCCCGGATATCACCTATTCCTTCTATCCAGTGTGGTGTGATCTGTATCGAATTCCCTATGAAGTACAGGCATTGGATGAGAATTTCTGCATCGTTAAAGAGGATTATAATAAACCGAATGGAGGTATTGTGATTGCGAATCCCAATGCACCGACCGCATTATATGCAGATCTGTCGGTTATTGAGGATATTATTGCTCACAATAAGGATGTCATTGTCATTCTGGATGAAGCATACATTGATTTTGGCGGTGCTTCAGCGCTCCCGCTTATTGAAAAATATGATAATCTGCTTGTGGTTCAGACCTTCTCAAAGTCCCGATCCATGGCAGGTATGCGAATAGGATATGCAATGGGAAATCCGGAGCTGATTAAGGCGATGAACGACGTTAAGTATTCCATTAACTCCTATACTATGAATCGCACTGCTATCCTTGCAGGTGCGGAAGCAGTTCGGGACGTAACGTACTTTAATGATAATATTCAGAGAATTATAAAAACCAGAACATGGACGGAAGAGGCATTAACGGATTTGGGCTTTTCCTTTCCGAAGTCAAGTGCTAATTTCTTATTTGCAACTCATAATAAGATTCCTGCAAAGGTTATATTCCAGGCTCTCCGCGAGAGGGATATCTATGTACGGTATTTTAATGCCCCTCGAATAGATAATTATTTACGAATAACAATCGGTACGGAAGAGGACATGAGAAAACTGGTAGAGTTCTTAAAAGGATTTATTGAGAACTATAAATAG
- a CDS encoding FeoB-associated Cys-rich membrane protein → MAEIIIVSLIVAYTGFVIYKKAKDRKEGKSCCGGCSSCPGEAKCNRERLLIKKSK, encoded by the coding sequence ATGGCAGAAATCATCATTGTTTCATTAATTGTCGCTTACACAGGATTTGTCATCTATAAGAAGGCCAAGGACAGGAAGGAAGGAAAATCCTGCTGTGGGGGTTGTTCCTCCTGTCCTGGCGAAGCAAAATGTAATAGGGAACGATTATTAATTAAGAAAAGTAAATAA
- a CDS encoding epoxyqueuosine reductase QueH, which translates to MNYQKELEKIIHRIENERIYPKLLIHSCCAPCSSYVLEYLTKYFSITIFYYNPNIYPEEEYRRRVEEQIQLIRSMPLPSKVQFIPGEYLPEVYYQKIKGLEKEPEGGERCFSCYELRLREAAKQAKDGGFDYFTTTLSISPHKNAEKLNEIGQSLAAEYGVKYLPSDFKKNNGYKRSIELSKEYDLYRQDYCGCIYSRQERERSKAENASLVTGG; encoded by the coding sequence ATGAATTATCAAAAGGAATTGGAGAAGATCATCCATAGGATAGAGAATGAGAGGATTTATCCAAAATTATTAATACACAGCTGCTGTGCACCTTGCAGCAGTTATGTTTTAGAATATTTGACAAAATATTTTTCCATCACAATATTCTATTATAACCCTAATATTTATCCGGAAGAAGAATATCGTAGGAGAGTAGAGGAGCAGATTCAGTTAATACGTTCCATGCCGCTGCCCTCCAAAGTACAATTTATACCGGGTGAATATCTGCCCGAGGTCTATTATCAGAAGATAAAGGGGTTGGAGAAGGAACCGGAAGGTGGGGAACGCTGCTTTTCCTGCTATGAGCTTCGTCTAAGAGAAGCCGCTAAGCAAGCAAAGGATGGAGGATTTGATTATTTTACTACAACACTATCCATCAGTCCCCATAAGAATGCAGAGAAACTCAATGAAATTGGTCAAAGCTTAGCTGCAGAGTACGGAGTAAAGTATTTGCCTTCTGATTTTAAGAAAAACAATGGGTATAAGCGTTCTATAGAGCTATCTAAGGAGTATGATTTATATCGTCAGGATTACTGTGGCTGCATCTATTCGAGGCAGGAAAGAGAACGCAGTAAGGCTGAGAATGCATCATTGGTTACGGGAGGCTAA
- the feoB gene encoding ferrous iron transport protein B, whose product MREELQVGFVGNPNCGKTTLFNAYTGANLKVANWPGVTVEKKEGAFKYHDHKFKLVDLPGIYSLTSYTMEERLTREYILDSNVDVIVNVVDASSLERNLYLTLQLIELGKPIILALNMMDIVEERGMEIDLHRLPEMLGVPVIPVSARKKTGLDILMHTVSHHKDKGFDHNLEHHHANLSIKEIRHKHQHHNEYPVVYSDEIEDKIDEVSELLHSKYGNVNNLRWHAIKILELDQGILEKYPLKLTGVVDHSYESEIINQKYDFIEEIIEEVLVNKSKKSEATDRIDGILTHRYLGLPIFLGIMALIFLLTFQIGDFLKGGFEVALDAFSVTTLNFLVKINASDFVTSLIVDGIIAGVGGILTFLPNIFILFLALAYLEDSGYMARVAYVMDGIMGKLGLSGRAFIPMLLGFGCTVPAIMASRSLENMQDRRKTILVTPFMSCSARLPIYVLFSEMFFEDMAVVAAFSMYLIGIVVAIIVAYVMKDRKELNAGNTLLIELPEYKSPNVRTILIYAWEKVKEYLTKAGTTIFAASVVIWFVLNFGPSGMVSDMSQSFGAIIGKAIAPVLAPAGLGLWQIVVALISGVAAKEVVVSSFSVLFEINNITSPDGMTSLMGILGQYGFGALNAYSLMVFSLLYIPCVATIGVIQREMRSIKWTVFTVVFQLGVALLMSTLIYQIGSLFL is encoded by the coding sequence ATGAGAGAAGAGCTACAGGTAGGATTTGTCGGTAATCCGAATTGCGGGAAGACTACACTTTTCAATGCATATACTGGTGCAAATTTAAAGGTGGCAAACTGGCCCGGAGTTACGGTTGAGAAAAAGGAAGGGGCCTTTAAATATCATGACCATAAGTTCAAGCTTGTAGACTTGCCCGGAATTTACAGCCTGACCTCCTATACCATGGAAGAAAGACTAACCAGAGAGTATATCCTGGATTCTAATGTGGATGTTATTGTCAATGTAGTGGATGCCTCCAGTTTAGAGCGTAATCTATATCTGACACTGCAGTTAATTGAGCTGGGAAAGCCGATTATACTGGCGTTGAATATGATGGATATTGTAGAAGAGAGAGGAATGGAGATCGATCTTCACAGACTTCCGGAGATGCTAGGAGTGCCGGTTATTCCGGTATCGGCGCGAAAGAAGACTGGACTGGATATCCTTATGCATACGGTATCCCATCATAAGGATAAAGGCTTTGATCATAATCTTGAGCATCATCATGCCAATCTTTCCATTAAGGAGATCCGTCATAAGCATCAGCATCATAATGAATATCCGGTAGTATATAGTGATGAAATAGAAGATAAAATTGATGAAGTAAGTGAACTGTTACATAGCAAATACGGAAATGTCAATAATCTGAGATGGCATGCGATTAAAATTTTGGAGCTGGATCAGGGTATCCTGGAAAAATACCCTCTCAAGCTAACCGGTGTTGTCGATCATAGTTATGAAAGTGAAATCATTAATCAAAAGTATGATTTTATTGAGGAAATCATCGAAGAGGTTCTTGTGAACAAGAGTAAGAAGTCGGAAGCAACGGATCGTATTGATGGTATATTAACTCATCGATACCTTGGACTTCCTATATTCCTTGGAATCATGGCACTCATTTTTCTCCTGACATTTCAGATCGGTGATTTCTTAAAGGGAGGATTTGAGGTTGCACTGGATGCGTTCTCGGTAACAACCTTGAATTTCCTGGTTAAAATAAATGCAAGCGACTTTGTTACCTCTCTTATTGTTGATGGAATTATTGCGGGAGTTGGAGGAATATTGACCTTCCTTCCCAATATATTTATTCTCTTCCTGGCTCTTGCATACTTAGAGGATAGCGGATATATGGCGAGAGTGGCATATGTTATGGATGGGATAATGGGTAAACTGGGATTGTCCGGAAGGGCGTTTATCCCTATGTTGTTAGGATTTGGATGTACCGTTCCTGCAATTATGGCCTCAAGATCTCTTGAAAATATGCAGGATCGCCGTAAAACAATACTGGTAACGCCATTCATGTCCTGTAGTGCCAGATTACCCATATATGTCCTGTTTTCAGAAATGTTTTTTGAGGACATGGCGGTGGTAGCAGCATTTTCCATGTATTTAATCGGGATCGTAGTTGCTATTATCGTTGCATATGTTATGAAGGATAGGAAGGAGCTTAATGCAGGGAACACGCTGTTAATTGAGCTTCCTGAATATAAATCTCCCAATGTAAGAACGATATTAATCTATGCGTGGGAGAAGGTGAAGGAGTACTTAACTAAGGCCGGAACTACGATTTTCGCAGCTTCAGTAGTAATCTGGTTTGTTCTGAACTTTGGACCATCAGGCATGGTAAGCGATATGTCCCAAAGCTTTGGAGCCATCATTGGAAAGGCTATCGCTCCGGTACTGGCACCCGCCGGTCTTGGCCTATGGCAGATTGTAGTGGCATTAATATCCGGAGTGGCTGCCAAGGAGGTAGTAGTATCCAGCTTCAGTGTATTGTTTGAAATTAATAATATTACCTCTCCTGACGGTATGACAAGCCTTATGGGAATATTAGGCCAGTATGGTTTTGGAGCTTTAAATGCTTATTCGTTAATGGTATTCAGCTTACTGTATATACCATGCGTTGCCACAATCGGAGTAATACAGAGGGAAATGAGATCCATTAAATGGACTGTGTTCACCGTTGTGTTCCAGCTCGGTGTGGCACTGCTGATGTCGACACTGATTTATCAGATTGGAAGTCTGTTTCTATAA
- a CDS encoding response regulator: protein MKILIAEDDFISRKFMLRFLSKYGECDVTVDGTEAVEAFTMALEAKEGYDLVCLDIMMPVMDGYQALKKIRDIEKEMQIPEEKAAKIIMTTALSEGKNVTKAFSLGCTAYAGKPIDQEKFENVLRKLDLIGSNDE, encoded by the coding sequence ATGAAAATATTAATTGCTGAAGATGATTTCATCAGTAGAAAGTTTATGCTGAGGTTCTTGTCGAAGTATGGAGAATGCGATGTAACGGTGGATGGAACGGAAGCAGTGGAAGCGTTTACAATGGCGCTGGAAGCAAAGGAAGGTTATGATCTGGTTTGCCTTGACATAATGATGCCGGTAATGGATGGTTATCAGGCATTAAAGAAAATACGCGATATTGAAAAGGAAATGCAGATACCGGAAGAAAAGGCAGCGAAGATTATTATGACCACAGCTCTAAGCGAAGGGAAGAATGTAACAAAAGCATTTTCTCTTGGCTGTACAGCATATGCTGGGAAACCGATTGATCAGGAGAAGTTCGAGAATGTACTTCGTAAGCTGGACTTGATTGGGAGCAATGACGAATGA